The following proteins are encoded in a genomic region of Streptomyces sp. SLBN-31:
- a CDS encoding DUF3515 domain-containing protein: MNFFRHRRRTLAGLPALALLTAVGCSSADDGASATVPSPGAKVTGLCMKLDKALPSEVDGQDRRDPTPASALTAGWGNPAIILRCGVDRPAKMGDPEADGVEVNGVGWLLEKRGDGSFRFTTTLRRAYVEVTIPKARTADGMSPLVDLAPAVKKAIPEGIAD; encoded by the coding sequence GTGAACTTCTTTCGTCACCGGCGCCGCACCCTTGCCGGGCTGCCCGCACTCGCCCTGCTCACTGCCGTGGGCTGCTCATCAGCAGACGACGGGGCGTCGGCGACGGTTCCCTCGCCGGGCGCGAAGGTCACCGGGTTGTGCATGAAGCTGGACAAGGCCCTGCCGTCCGAGGTCGACGGACAGGATCGCCGGGATCCCACGCCCGCGTCCGCGCTGACCGCGGGCTGGGGGAACCCGGCGATCATACTGCGCTGCGGCGTCGACCGGCCCGCGAAGATGGGTGATCCGGAGGCCGACGGGGTCGAGGTGAACGGTGTGGGGTGGCTGCTGGAGAAGCGGGGCGACGGCTCGTTCCGCTTCACGACGACACTGCGCAGGGCGTACGTCGAGGTCACGATCCCCAAGGCCCGCACCGCGGACGGCATGTCCCCGCTCGTCGACCTGGCGCCGGCCGTGAAGAAGGCGATCCCCGAGGGGATCGCCGACTAG
- a CDS encoding Lrp/AsnC family transcriptional regulator, which translates to MVQAYILIQTEVGKASTVAETISKIPGVIQAEDVTGPYDVIVRAQADTVDDLGRMVVAKVQQVDGITRTLTCPVVHL; encoded by the coding sequence GTGGTACAGGCGTACATCCTGATCCAGACGGAGGTCGGCAAGGCGTCGACCGTCGCCGAGACGATCAGCAAGATCCCTGGGGTGATCCAGGCCGAGGACGTGACAGGACCCTATGACGTGATCGTGCGGGCGCAGGCCGACACCGTGGACGACCTCGGCCGCATGGTGGTCGCGAAGGTCCAGCAGGTGGACGGCATCACCCGCACCCTGACCTGCCCGGTCGTCCATCTGTAG